The following is a genomic window from Chitinophaga caseinilytica.
AACGAGCCAGAAAATGTAGTGGTAGGCAATATTAGCGATGTGCATGCATCATTGCGGAAGTTCAATATCGAAGTGCCAGCTCCACTTGACTATCCCGATTCCCTGCAAGCGTTCCTCGGACGGAAGATCTGGGTTTCCACCATGCATGCGGTGGCGAAGGAGACATCTTTCAACGTATTCATCAAACCATTGCACCGGTCGAAGTCCTTTACGGGAAAGTTGATTTCCTGCGAAAGGGATTTGATCGGCTGTTACGATTACCAGTCAGACATGGACATTCTCTGCGCCGAGCCCGTTCATTTCCTGGCGGAATGGCGCTGCTTCGTCCGGTATAGTACGATACTCGATGTCCGCCGTTACCGCGGCGACTGGCGCCTACATTTCGATCCGGCCGTCATTGAAAACGCCTTGCATAGTTACCATAACGCACCAAAAGCATTTGCGCTCGATTTCGGCGTAACCGACAAGGGCGAAACGCTGTTGGTGGAAGCCAACGACGGTTATTCGCTGGGCGCATACGGATTGCCGGCGCTGGATTATGCAAAATTGTTGTCGGCCCGGTGGGCGGAGCTAACGGGTACCAGGGATTATGCGGATTTTTAAGCCCCCGCTGTTCCATTCTCACGCCGATTTTCATTCCGGAACCCTTTTTGCTGCAATTCCCTACAAACCAGCCCGTCATGAAGGAAAAGCAGACAGGAAAATTCCATTCCGGCACCAGCGGCCTCGTGCTGCCCGTCCCCAATAAACAGGCATTCCCGCCCGAATTCCGTGATAAAACAAGACTGGCATATTACGGATCCCTCTTCAACAGTATCGAGATCAACCGTTCTTTTTACACCGTTCCCATGGCGGGCACCGTGAAACGTTGGGTGGAAGAAGTTCCCCGGCATTTCACATTTACCTTCAAACTGTGGCGCGGCATCACCCATGTGAAAGACCTGGCCTACCGCGATGAAGACGTGCATCGTTTTATGCAGGCCATAGCGGGAGCGGGGGAGAAGAAGGGCTGTTTGCTGATACAGTTGCCGCCGTCGATCGGGGTGGATCATTTGCAGAAAATTGAACGGTTGATCCATTTGGTGCAGACGGAAGGTTCTGGTTGGAAGATCGCGCTGGAACTGCGGCACGCGTCCTGGTATAACGCAGAAACATTTGCCATGGCGGATAACATGGGATGCAGCATCGTGTTGCACGATATGCCCCGGTCGGCCAACGAGCGACTGAATCCCGCGGCGCCATTCGTTTATCTGCGCTTTCATGGCCCTGCGGGTGATTACAAAGGCGGGTACGGCCCCGCCCACCTGCGGTTCCGTTGCCGTCAGATCCGTGCCTGGCGGCGGGAAGGGAAGGAAGTATTCGTTTATTTCAACAATACCATCGGCGATGCGATCCAGGATTTGCTCGCGCTGAACCGGATGGTGGAACGGTGAATCGTCCGGTGCATTACAACAATTCGGGCAATTTCTTCCTAACGTTCGTTCATCGCACGACAGGCATCCGAACAACGCCTACAAATGCGTGCACATTCCCGGCAGTGCTCGTTGTCATGCTTTTCGCATTCGTCCGCGCAGGTTTCGCACATATCCGCGCAAATGGTACAGATCATGGTGGCCTGGCTGCTGCCGAGGCTCATCAATTGTGCGGCAGCGTAGCAGATGGCCGCGCATTCCATATCGAGCTGGATGCACCGCGCCATGTGCGCAACATCGGGCGACTGCGTAGCTGCGCTTGCGCAATGATTGCAAACGGCCGCGCATTGCAGGCAGAGATCGATGCATTCCTTGTTTTCGTGGTAACCGGACATATGCTTGCGTTTTGGTGGATTGAATAGTCACCGCGAAAACAGTACCAGCAACAGCCACACGTATGCAACTAATTGCAAACCTGCATATTAAGATTATCAATCAAACAGCAGGGAAGGAGCATGTGAGGATTTTTCGCGACACTCCGGGCATGGCCGTATTATTTATGCTTTGCCTTTGCGGCAGTTAGCTTTTTTTAAAAACCTCTCCGGCGGATACGTGCATGGCATTTATCCCAACCAACAACGCTCATCGGTAAAATCTTACCGCCAATCGAAATCAATTGTAATAAAAAACAAGTTTTATTAGCTTTAAACGAAACTTCATCCAATTATTTACCAATTTAATCTAATGAACGCAAGACGACAGATGTACCGTTTTATTTGCTTCGGCGCCCTCACAGCGGTGGCCACAGCAGGTTACAGCCAGCAGCAATGGGATAAGGGACAAACATTCATCGAAGCACCAGACCCCGTCAAGGGCAACGAAGCAGCCTGGCATTCCGTAAAATCCGGTCTGCACAGCTCTTTCGCTTCGCTCGATAAGCGATACCCCAAATCTGAGGTACCCGCGGTCAAAACCTCCAGCGCCATCAAGCTCAAAGGCTGGAAAGGCGAGCGCATTTCTGCACAGATCGTACTGTGGACGGGCGATTCCATCTCCAACGTCAAAGTACAGGTAGGTGATTTCATCGCCAAAAACGGCCAGCAACTCGGCCCCATCGGCTACGCACGGTTCGAAAGGTACGTGATGACCGACGAATACGGTCCCGGTTGCGGCTACCGCAAGAATGGCGACTTCCCCGCATCGCTTTCACCCGATATGCTGGACGATCTGTCGGCCTTCAGCCTCGAGAAAAACAAAACCCGCCCGGTTTGGATCACGATAGACGTACCGGCGAACGCAGTCAAAGGCACCTATTCCGCGAAAGTGTCCATCACTTCCGACAAAGGCAAAAAACAGGAACTGAGCATCGCCCTCGATGTGATCGACCTCGTGCTGCCGCCGTCTTCCGACTGGAAGTTCCATCTCGACCAATGGCAGCACCCCTCCGCCGTGGCCCGCATCAATAATCTGCCCATGTGGAGCGACGCGCACTTCGAAGCCATGAAACCGCAGATGAAAATGCTCGCCGACGCCGGACAGAAAGTGATCACCGCCACGCTGAACAAAGACCCCTGGCACGTACAAACCCTCGATCCATATGCCGACATGATCATCTGGACGAAAGAAGCGAACGGCGCCTGGTCGTACGACTACCGCGTATTCGACCGGTGGATCTCCTTCATGATGGACCTCGGCGTCCGCCAGATGATCGACTGCTACTCCATCGTTCCCTGGAACAACGAAATCCATTATAAAGACGCCAAAACCGGCAAGTTCATCGACGTAGTAGCCAAGCCCGGCACCGAAACTTTCCGGGTGATGTGGGAACCGTTCCTGAAAGATTTCGCCAAACACCTGAAAGAAAAAGGATGGCTGGACATCACGAACATCGCACTGGACGAACGGAACAAAGACGAAATGGGCGCCGCGTTCGACCTCATCGCCAAAGTGGCGCCGGAACTGGGCGTTGCGTATGCCGACAACCAGCAAACCTACAAACGCTACACCAACAGCGATAACGTGAGCACAGCCGTGCAGCACCCCATCGATCCGAAAGACCTCGCGGAGCGCCGCGCCAAAGGCCTGAACACGACATTCTACGTTTACTGCGGCAACCGCTTCCCCAACCAGTTCACCTTTTCCGCGCCCGCGGAATCCGCTTACATGGGCTGGTATGCCGAAGCAGCAGGGTACGACGGCGTATTGCGCTGGGCATTCAATTCCTGGGTAGAAAATCCGCTGGTGGAATCCCGGTTCCGCACCTGGCCCGCAGGCGACACGTACATCGTATATCCCCAGGCCCGCAGCTCCATCCGCTATGAGCGCATGATCGAAGGCATCCAGGATTATGAGAAAATCCAGATCGTGAAGAAAAAGCTCGAAGAAAAGAACGACACCGCACGCCTGAAAGCCCTTCAGACCGCGATCGCCAAACTGAGCGACATTAAAAACACCCGCTGGAACGAAGACCTGAACGCAGCGAAAGCCTTGCTCGACGAAGCATCCGCTTCCCTGACAAAGTAATCCGCAACCAGTTGAAATAACAACAAAGGGAGCCAACGCGGCTCCCTTTGTTGTTTCAGGATCATCATCCTCCGGTCGTAAAACCATACTTCCGGTAAATCCCCCGGGCGGTTTCGCTGGTCAGGAACCGCATGAAATCCCCTGCCGCCTGTTGATGGGGCGCGTTTTTCAACTGGCCGGCCATATAAGTGGCCCTGATATTTTCCTGGTCGGGCACCGTCACCATGTCTACCGGGTGGCCGATCATGCGCTGATAGTGCGCTTCGGAGTACCAGACCGGGCCCGCATCGCTGGTGCCATACAGCATGCGCATGGGCGTCTGGCGGTGGTGGATCTGCGTCAGGTAAGTGGAACTGTCTGTCACTTTATCTTTCATGATCTTGTCCTTCAACGTGGTACCGCCCGCTTTCACGTACGCTTCCTCGATCCGCCGGCCGATCCCTTCCCAGGCAGGGTTGGGCATGCTCACGCGGACGTCTTTCCGGGCGAGGTCTTTCCATCCATGGATGCCCTTGGGGTTGCCTTTGGCCACCATGATGGCGAGTTTGTTGTAAGCGTAGGTAACGGTATCCGAGAATTTATCCGCCATCTGATCGATGCGGGTTTTGCCGGCAGTGTAAACGTCGGGTTGCAGGGTGATGCGCATATTCCCGATCGTGATCGATCCGCCTTCGATCTGTCTGGCGAGGATCCCGGGCGGGAGGGTTTCCGCGAAAATCCGCTGGTATTGCGGATGCGCTTTCTTGAAAGCCGCCAGCAGATCGTCTATCACCATAAACTGGTTCCCCGCGAAGAAGATGACGAGCTGGGGATCGTTGATATCTCCGAACAGATCGGGCACATTATCGACGCCCGGCACGGTGAACATGACTTTACTTTCCGGGGTGTGTTCCAGGGCGGATCGAACCGGTATTCCTGGGCAAAGGCGTGGCCTGCGGCGGCCGTCAGCAGTGCGGCCGCCGTTATTTTCCGTATGTATTTTCGCATGATTTTTTCTTTTATGGTTTGATGACAGACCAGCCTTCCGCCTGGCGGATGATCAGTTCGCCGTTGCCGCTGGGAACGAGGGCGATGAAATCGAATAACAGGTTACGGTCTATTTTACGTTCGCGGAGGGTATTGCTGCACTGGGCAACGATGACGCCTTTCTCCGCCAATGCCTTGATGGGCTCCTGGTATTTGCCCGACAGCAGGTAGGCGTCCGTACCGCCGCTGAAGGCCACCAGCTCCACTTCCAGCTTGCCGGCGAGGCGAGGGTCGGTGAGGGCGTTGTTGATGTTGCGGATCGTTTTCTCGATGATCTTCGGGTCGTTACTGTCGAGCTGATAAATGACACGGTACTTCTTGCCGTTCGCTTTGGCGCCCGTGTACGCCGCGTTCTTCTGCAAAACGGGTGAATTTTCCTGCTGCGCCATCGCTGTTCCCATACACAGGCCGAAACCCAGGAAAAGCATTGCCAATTGTTTCATAATTCTCATTTTGATGTGTGATGATTTGCTTTCCAAACTTCCCGCGCAATCTCGATCGGGCCGAACGGACCGTACTTATGCTGCTCCTCCGTAAAGGAATCTATATACGGGCCAAACGGGTAATCTACGGGCTTTTTTTCAATGTCGTGCCAATCTGCCCGCTGATCTTTGTGCGGACGGGGCTGGCTGTTGATGAACGCGGCCACGTCCCACGCTTCTTCGACGGTCAATAATGGCTGGTGGTAATCCACGCCGTGGGGCATGTTGTTCCGCACGAAACCCGCCATATTGCTCAGCCTGTGAAGACCGGCGCCGTCGTTGAAGCTATGCGGCCCCCAAACGGGCGGATAGGTGTAGCCGGATGCGTCGGCGTTGAATTGGCCTTCTCCATTGGCACCATGGCAGCGTTGACAGTTGGCGCTGTAAACGAGTTGTCCGGCTGTGGGGGAGGCGGGGCGTTTCAGATAGGGGAGTTTCGCCAGGCGGGTGCCGCCGCGCACGGTGCCTTTCGGGAGGTCTTCGCCCAGCCAGCGGATGTAGGCGTTGATGGCCTGCATTTCGCGGGTGGAGCTATCCATCGCGGAACCGTTGAGACTGCGCTCCATGCAATCGTTGATACGGTCGTAGATAGACTGTACGCCGTTGTTGCGCGCCCGGAACTGGGGGTAAGTGGCGGCCACTTTCCCGAAGTTGTTGCCGAAGGGAATGGTGCCGCCTGCGAGGTGGCAATGCTGGCAATTCATGCCGTTGGTGATACGGCGTACCGTGCCGTTGGGACCCAGGTACTTCGATGTGTTTTCGATGAGCTGCGCGCCGTACCAGATCAGTTCTCCGGGCTCCGTGCCCCGGGGGATCTGGTATTTATTCCATCCCCGCCAAACGGTGTCTGCAGGCAGGGAGGCTTTGTAGGCGGCGATTTCACGGTCGATCGCTAATTGTTTACTGTGGCTTTTTGCGTATTCACTGCCGGCAACGATCGTGGCGATCAGCATGATCGAGCCCGGCAGCCAGGAATGCTTCATCATCATGGTTGCGTTTTTGTTGCATACAATTGCAGGTGGGTTACTGAAAGAATGGTCAACAAACGGCGCCGTGTCGAATGGTCAGTTTCCTTTTATCCTGATTTCCGTATTGCAAATATGTATTGCAATTGCATAGAAAGGAAATGACTAATTGCAATCCCCCATAACCAGAAGTTATTGATTCCCAGAAAATACCGCACGGGCAACGGTTACACGAAAATGCCGATCATCAAAATAAATGACGTAAGCACCGGGAAAGGCCGATGCTGCGATCCGATCTATAAAAAAGGTGGCCACAGCGCCACCTTTTTTTATTGTGCAGTTAGTGTTGGATATGTTACGGACGGGCCTTTTCTGTCACCAGGGCTACAAGTTCCTTCTCAAGGTCTTTGCGGTTGGCAAGACTGTTCGTGAGTATGATAAAGCCGGATTTCAGGGTAGGGAAGCAGTCCAGCGAACTGCGGGAGCCGCCTGTTCCCCCGGTATGTTCCAGCATGGGGTGGCCATCCGGCGAAGTGGGCAGGAACCAGTTCAAACCCAGGCTTTCCTTTTCTGAGGTATAGGTGGGTTGATGGGACAGGGCGATGGCGGGAGAAGCTGCCGAATTGTTGGCCCGCAGGTACGCCATCAGATCGCGGGTGGTGGAACGGAGCGACCCCATGGCCGGAAGGTACGCCATATCCCACAGGGGCACCGTTTCCCGGCGATCGTTGTGCGGCCATGCGATGGCGCTGGCGGGAACGCCCGACACATCGATGCGGGTGCTTTTCATGCCCAGCGGCTGCAGGATGTTTTTCGATACCAGCGCAAACCAGGACTGGCCGTAGGCGTCTTCCAGCATCGTTCCCAGTAAAGCTGCGCCCATGTTGGAATAGGAGGATATTTTCCCGGGGAAGGTATCCATCTTCATGGCGTGAAGGCCTTCGTACAGCATGGCGCGGGTATAGTCGTGCAGGGGATTGAGGGAATCGTAAGCGGGCCGGTCCCACAGGTTGCGGAAAATCCGCGTTACGCGGGCGGTATGATTGCTGAGATCCCTCACCCGGATGGGGACGCCCTCGAAGGTCAGGTTAGGCCATTGGCCGGGGAGGTATTTGCGGATATCGTCGTCCAGTGCCAATTTTTTGTCCAGCACGGCTTGCGCCAGTAAAATGCCGGTGAAGGTCTTGGTGATGGAACCGATTTCGTAGATCGTATTGTCTGTAGGGAGCTGGTGGTTACCCACTTTGGTTTCGCCGTAATTGTAGAAATAGGGTTTGTCGTTGATGAGGATGCCCAGGGAAAGCCCTACCACCCGCTCATCCTTCAAATATCGCTGTACGCGCTGGTCTACCGCGGAATCCAACCCCGAGCGCATCGGGTTGTCCGACGCAAAACGGGGCGTTTGGGCAAGGGCGGGTTGCGTCAACAATAATATCATCACCGTCACAAACATGGGCCGTAAACAGGAGAAATACATAGGAAATTTTGGGATTAAGATGCAACGCGGCCCCATTTGCACACGCACTCCCGGCAAATTATGTCCCATCAAGATAAATATCCTGAAAAAAGAAGGTTGGCGGTCTTTCCTTCGTCTCATGTTCGTTTCTCGTTCGTTCCTCCTATAGTCAAAACAGGAAAAATCTCCTTTCCTGCACACTTTTTGTCCTTTCCTGCAAGTCATTTCACAAACAAGCTTGCGAACTTTGGAGGTACAAATGAATCCGTAAAGCTGCCGTACTCCGGCGGCTATTTTTAACCCTAAATCCATATTCTATGGCAAAAACCACAGACAATGTACTCCTCCATGGCGTATCCGGCACCTTCGGCGGACAAATCGTTTTCCGGCAAAGAATGGGACAATCCATCATGTGCAAGCCTCCCAAAAAATCGGACATTCCGCCGACGCCTTTGCAATCGGCTGTGAGGGAACGTTTTCAGATGGGCGTTCAATATGCGCGTTCGGCTAAAAAAGACCCGGAAATATATGCCGCTTACCGGGCAGCGGCGAAGAACGGGCAATCCGCCTACAACGTGGCGCTGGCCGATTGCTTCAATGCGCCCGAGATCCGCGAGATCGATACGAAGGCGTATGCGGGCAAGGCGGGCGATAAAATCCGCATCCGCGCAACCGACGACTTCCTCGTGAAAAGCGTGCAGGTGTATGTGTTGTCGCCCGACGGAACGGTATTGGAGGAAGGCGCGGCCGCTGCGAACGGGAACGGGCTGGATTGGTACTTCTCCGCGAAGAAGGCAAACCCCCAGCTGAACGGTTCCAGTATCCGCGCGGAGGCGGCCGACCTGGCGGGCAATGTGACCCTGCAGGAGATTACTTTGTAAGCGGCGATTTCAGGCATGAAGCCCTTCCGGACCGGGAGGGCTTCATCCATTCCGGTACGAAGCGGGGGAGCGGCCGGTTTGGGCGTGGAAGGCGCGGATGAACGCAGACACGTTCTCATAGCCTACTTCCCCCGCGATTACGCGGACGCTGGCGTTGGTTTCCAGTAGCAGCTGCCGGGCCTTGTTGATGCGGAGTTGCGCGAGATAATCTTTCAACGTGATGCCGAAAGCATGGCGGAAGCCTTCCGAGAGTTTCCTTGGATGAATACAAACGGCGCGGGCGATCTCATCCCGGGTGTAGTGGCGGGCGATATCTCCGGCAATGAGGCGAAGGGCCTCATGCAGGGCTTCGAGATCC
Proteins encoded in this region:
- a CDS encoding four-helix bundle copper-binding protein, encoding MICTICADMCETCADECEKHDNEHCRECARICRRCSDACRAMNER
- a CDS encoding c-type cytochrome, whose amino-acid sequence is MMMKHSWLPGSIMLIATIVAGSEYAKSHSKQLAIDREIAAYKASLPADTVWRGWNKYQIPRGTEPGELIWYGAQLIENTSKYLGPNGTVRRITNGMNCQHCHLAGGTIPFGNNFGKVAATYPQFRARNNGVQSIYDRINDCMERSLNGSAMDSSTREMQAINAYIRWLGEDLPKGTVRGGTRLAKLPYLKRPASPTAGQLVYSANCQRCHGANGEGQFNADASGYTYPPVWGPHSFNDGAGLHRLSNMAGFVRNNMPHGVDYHQPLLTVEEAWDVAAFINSQPRPHKDQRADWHDIEKKPVDYPFGPYIDSFTEEQHKYGPFGPIEIAREVWKANHHTSK
- a CDS encoding DUF4091 domain-containing protein, translating into MNARRQMYRFICFGALTAVATAGYSQQQWDKGQTFIEAPDPVKGNEAAWHSVKSGLHSSFASLDKRYPKSEVPAVKTSSAIKLKGWKGERISAQIVLWTGDSISNVKVQVGDFIAKNGQQLGPIGYARFERYVMTDEYGPGCGYRKNGDFPASLSPDMLDDLSAFSLEKNKTRPVWITIDVPANAVKGTYSAKVSITSDKGKKQELSIALDVIDLVLPPSSDWKFHLDQWQHPSAVARINNLPMWSDAHFEAMKPQMKMLADAGQKVITATLNKDPWHVQTLDPYADMIIWTKEANGAWSYDYRVFDRWISFMMDLGVRQMIDCYSIVPWNNEIHYKDAKTGKFIDVVAKPGTETFRVMWEPFLKDFAKHLKEKGWLDITNIALDERNKDEMGAAFDLIAKVAPELGVAYADNQQTYKRYTNSDNVSTAVQHPIDPKDLAERRAKGLNTTFYVYCGNRFPNQFTFSAPAESAYMGWYAEAAGYDGVLRWAFNSWVENPLVESRFRTWPAGDTYIVYPQARSSIRYERMIEGIQDYEKIQIVKKKLEEKNDTARLKALQTAIAKLSDIKNTRWNEDLNAAKALLDEASASLTK
- a CDS encoding DUF72 domain-containing protein — its product is MKEKQTGKFHSGTSGLVLPVPNKQAFPPEFRDKTRLAYYGSLFNSIEINRSFYTVPMAGTVKRWVEEVPRHFTFTFKLWRGITHVKDLAYRDEDVHRFMQAIAGAGEKKGCLLIQLPPSIGVDHLQKIERLIHLVQTEGSGWKIALELRHASWYNAETFAMADNMGCSIVLHDMPRSANERLNPAAPFVYLRFHGPAGDYKGGYGPAHLRFRCRQIRAWRREGKEVFVYFNNTIGDAIQDLLALNRMVER
- a CDS encoding substrate-binding domain-containing protein; this translates as MFTVPGVDNVPDLFGDINDPQLVIFFAGNQFMVIDDLLAAFKKAHPQYQRIFAETLPPGILARQIEGGSITIGNMRITLQPDVYTAGKTRIDQMADKFSDTVTYAYNKLAIMVAKGNPKGIHGWKDLARKDVRVSMPNPAWEGIGRRIEEAYVKAGGTTLKDKIMKDKVTDSSTYLTQIHHRQTPMRMLYGTSDAGPVWYSEAHYQRMIGHPVDMVTVPDQENIRATYMAGQLKNAPHQQAAGDFMRFLTSETARGIYRKYGFTTGG
- a CDS encoding ATP-grasp domain-containing protein; this translates as MKAYIQTAAQHQCSNANSYAAYDGFQQLGWETVFFRDAATIADNEPENVVVGNISDVHASLRKFNIEVPAPLDYPDSLQAFLGRKIWVSTMHAVAKETSFNVFIKPLHRSKSFTGKLISCERDLIGCYDYQSDMDILCAEPVHFLAEWRCFVRYSTILDVRRYRGDWRLHFDPAVIENALHSYHNAPKAFALDFGVTDKGETLLVEANDGYSLGAYGLPALDYAKLLSARWAELTGTRDYADF
- a CDS encoding serine hydrolase domain-containing protein; this encodes MYFSCLRPMFVTVMILLLTQPALAQTPRFASDNPMRSGLDSAVDQRVQRYLKDERVVGLSLGILINDKPYFYNYGETKVGNHQLPTDNTIYEIGSITKTFTGILLAQAVLDKKLALDDDIRKYLPGQWPNLTFEGVPIRVRDLSNHTARVTRIFRNLWDRPAYDSLNPLHDYTRAMLYEGLHAMKMDTFPGKISSYSNMGAALLGTMLEDAYGQSWFALVSKNILQPLGMKSTRIDVSGVPASAIAWPHNDRRETVPLWDMAYLPAMGSLRSTTRDLMAYLRANNSAASPAIALSHQPTYTSEKESLGLNWFLPTSPDGHPMLEHTGGTGGSRSSLDCFPTLKSGFIILTNSLANRKDLEKELVALVTEKARP
- a CDS encoding DsrE family protein, with protein sequence MKQLAMLFLGFGLCMGTAMAQQENSPVLQKNAAYTGAKANGKKYRVIYQLDSNDPKIIEKTIRNINNALTDPRLAGKLEVELVAFSGGTDAYLLSGKYQEPIKALAEKGVIVAQCSNTLRERKIDRNLLFDFIALVPSGNGELIIRQAEGWSVIKP